GCGCCGTGAGGGCGTTCAGTCGGTAACCATGCGGGCGATTGCCAAGGAGGCGAATGCCCCCCTGGCCGCGGCACATTATTGCTTCAGCGATAAAGACGAACTCATGGACAGGGCGGCCGAGGCGTGGCTGAAGAATCTGAGCCGGTTCTCCAGCGACGTGCCGGATTATCTCGGCCTTCGAAAGGCCGTGGAGCAGGTGGCGGAAGGTTATTGGCGCGCACTGGAGGAAGAGCCCTCGAGCATACTCGCGGAAATCGAACTCATCATGTGGGCGACGCGCAATGCCGCCAGCCCGCTGGCTGGAAAGATTTATCCCGCTTATGTGGTGGAACTGGGAAACATCTTCTCTGTGGCTGCCCAAAACAGCGGGGAGGGGTGCCGTATCGGCTTCCCGGCGCTGGTGCGGCTGTTCCTGATGATCTACGACGGCGCAGCGATCCAGTACATGACCGATCCGAAGGGTGCCGATCACAGTGCCCATTTCTTCATGATGATTGACGCTCTCCTGATTAAGGCCGGCGTTTAGGGCTCCGGGGAATGGCGCAGCGTGCCTCGCAGCCGCGCCGTTAGCGGCGTTTCATACTTCGGAATACCGGAAGGAGTGCGATTCGAGGCCATCGGGGTTGGGGCCGTAAATGGTGATCATCCGCGCATAGACCGGCGCCCAGTACCTGCCCACACCGCCGGGATTGACGCGTGCTGAATCACCAGGCCGCAGGATGACCGTTTTGCCCCGGCTCTCAATGTGGAGTTCGCCCTCCAGTACAAAAGCGGTCTCACTGTGTGGGTGAAAATCTTCCCAGGCGCAGGAATTAAGCGTCCATTCCGAAAGGATAAAGTCATCCCAGCTGCCCACCGGGTGGGAGTTGATAAACCGACAGCGCAGGCGCCCATACTCGCCGCCGAGGGCCTCCAGCGGCTTCGCTGCCCAGAACTCAATTGGATGGCCCGCCGTCATTGTGGGGGACTGAATGGTGGCTGCATCGTTCATGGCTTCAACCGTTTCAAGAGTCGGAAATTACCCATACGTGCATGGTGAAATTCAGTTACCCCCGGTCAAAAGTGAGGTGGATCACCCTGCTGTGATCAACATTACATGAACATCTGTTCCAGTCAACTGTTCATGTGCATGCCAAAAGTCCCTACCGGACCTCCCGCCCTGATGCAAGGATGTTCGGACGTGGCCGGGCCGCCCCTGAGGCCAGGGCGCGGGCAGGAATATCCATACCACCGAAAGGCTCATCATGAAGGCAGCACGTTTCCATGCCCGCAAGGACATCCGCATCGAGGACATTCCGGAACCGGAACTCCGGGCCGGGGCAGTGAAGATCGACGTCGCGTGGTGCGGTATCTGCGGAACTGACCTGCACGAGTACCTGGAAGGGCCCATCTTCTGCCCGGCGCCGGGGCATCCGCACCCCCTCTCCGGCGAGGAGTCACCGGTGACCCTGGGGCACGAGTTCTCAGGGACTGTCACCGAGGTCGGCGACGGGGTGGAGGGGCTCGCGGTGGGCGACAACGTCGTCGTCGAACCCTATTTCGTGGACGGCGACTGCGACATGTGCCAGGCGGGCAGCTACCACCTCTGCCGGCAGATGGGCTTCATCGGGCTTTCCGGCGGCGGTGGCGGCCTGAGCGAAAAGATTGTGGTGGACAAGCGGTGGGTGCACCCGATCGGGGACATTCCGCTGGACGAGGCGGCCCTCATTGAACCGCTGTCCGTGGCGCACCACGCGGTGGCCCGCAGCGGCGCGAAGGCCGGCGATGTCGCCCTGGTGGGTGGGTCCGGGCCGATCGGGCTGCTCACTGCCGCGGTCCTGAAGGGCATGGGCGTGACCACCATCATCAGCGAGCTCACCGCGGCGCGGAAGGAGAAGGCTGTCTCCAGCGGGGTGGCGGACCACGTCCTGGATCCCAGCCAGGAGGACGTCCCCGCGCGGGTTCGCGAGCTCACCGGCGGAACCGGTGCCGACGTCGCGTTTGAGTGCGCCGGCGTGAACGCCGTGCTGGACACCATGCTCGACGCCGTCCGGCCGGGTGCCGTGGTGGTCAACGTGTCCATCTGGGGTGCTCCGGCCACGGTGGACATGCAGAAGCTGGTGCTGAAGGAGATCGATCTCCGCGGCACCATCGCCTACGTCCGCGACCACCCGGCCGTGATCAAGATGGTGCAGGAAGGCAAAGTGGACCTCAAGCCGTTCATCACCGGCAGGATCGCGCTGGATGACCTGGTGGAGCAGGGTTTCGACACCCTCATCAACCACAAGGACACCGCGGTGAAGGTGCTGGTGCATCCGTAGGGACTTCGGTCCAACCGACCCGTCGACGAGGCTGCCCAGCCATAAGTAGTGCCCCGATATACATCCAGCGAGAACGGAGAAAAGTTCGATGTTCGCCAGAATCAGCACGTACCAGACCAGCCCCAACACGCTCAGGAACGCACCGACGGAGGAAATCATCACCAGGGTGCTCCAGCTTCCGGGGTGCAAGGGAATCTACTACCTGAACAGCAAGGAATCCGACAAGGCACTCTCCATTACCCTGTGGGACACCGAGGAATCGATGGTTGCCACCCGGCAGGACGCCACCAGGATCCGCGAGGAGACCAGCGAGGCGGACAAGACGCACATCGTCTCGGTAGAGGAATTCGCAGTGACCGCCAACAGCCTCAACACGTGACCGTCCCGCAGAAAAGCTCGGCGGCTCGCTGCTGACCGGGCCTTGCGCGACTGCAGCGGCCGTTCCAGAAAGTTCTTGCGGGGGTCCGGGCGCAGGCGGAGAATTGCCTCACTGGCGGGGTTTCATCTCCTTCCCCGCCGTGGGCATCGAGGCCCCGCCGGCGTCCAATCAGCTCAAGAGCATCACCGTCCATAGGAGATGAAATGCCAAATCTAGTTCGCATGAGCCTGGACTCGCCCGAGGAGACCCGACCCTTCGAAGGTGACACCGGCCAGCTTCAACTCGTCAACGTCGACAAGGGCGCCGTTGGGCGCGCCACGTTCCTGCCCGGCTGGCGCTGGTCCGAACACGTCAAGCCGATCGCCAAAACAGAGAGCTGCCAGGCATCCCACATGGGGTACTTCGTTTCGGGCCGGATGAAAGTGGTCATGGACGACGGCGAGGAGATGGAATACAGCGCCGGCGACTTCGGCATCATGGCACCCGGGCATGACGCCTGGGTGGTGGGAGACGAGCCCTGTGTGGTCATCGACTGGCAGGGATTCGCCGACTACGCGAAGCGCTGAACATGCGGTTCCCGTCGGCGTCATCCAGCGCAGTGTGACCCGAACCGCCACCAGTAGCCGCTCCGCTGCACCAGGGGGCGGCTACTGTCATGCCGCCGCACCGACCACCGCGCGGTGAGCACGCGCCGTGACCACCGCGCGGTGAGGTGACGAGCGGACCGGCGGCCCTACCTACGGGAGCTCAGTGCGTCGAACTGCTCCTGCCAGAGCGCTAACTCTTCGTCTACATAGCGCCGATGAGCCGGGGTCCACTTGGGCCAGATATCCGCCTGCGCCCGGGCCTGGGACGTGGTGTGGACCGGCGGCGGAGTCCGGTCCCGGTTGGGCAACAGGGCCGGTGGCGGACCTTGGCGGGGGAGATGGTGGCGGGGGAGAGGGTGCGGGACCTGCGGCGGGGTCCGCAGGCCGGCGGCGACTGGCCCCTGAACGGGGCGCTGGAGGAAGCTGGCCAGAGCGAGCGCCAGCCTGGATGCGGCCCAGACAACGCCGGCCAGCACCATCACAACAAAGAGGAACGCGACCCAAAGCAGGAGCCCGATGGCTGGGAAGACCAACATGCTCCATTTTAGCCTCCCGGCCCTCCATTGCGGCAGGTTCATTTTGGGCCGGTGAGCGTTCCGCGGCGGCCACAGCCGCCCGCCGGCGGACAGTCCGCGGCCGGCCTTGACCCCTGGTTCGACTGATCCTACGGTGACTGAATCAGGCGATCCAGCAGACCCCGGAGGCGGTCATGACAGACAAGGAAAGCACCATCTCCAGCCTTGTGGCACGGCATGAACTTGCCGCGAGCGCCATCCATCGCGGCGATCCCGGCCCGCTGATCGGGCTGTTGTCCGAGGACGGCCCTACCACACTTTTCCCGGCTGTCGCGCCCGGGAAGAGCGGCTGGGCGGACGTCAGTGCTACGTTCCGCTGGGTGTCCACCCGGTTCGCTGACGGAACGCCCGTGGTCTATGAACTGGTGGCCGCCGATGTCAGCGGTGACCTCGCGTACACGGTGGGCTACGAAAGATCGGCCGTCTCCGTGGATGGCGGCCCGCTGGAAGAGGAACTGGTCCGGGTCACCCACATCTACCGCCGGGAAAACGGGGAGTGGCGGCTGGCCCACCGCCATGGCGATACGGGCCAGCACGTCAGCCCGGGCCTCACCAGCCTCCTGAGCCAGGCCATGCCGGACAAGCCCCGCCCCGGCTCCGGCGGCCGGACTTAAGTCCCTGTTTGGGAGGCCCCCTGCGGCGTAACTTGAAAGCAGGGTCCACCGAACCGGGCCCGCGTCCAAGGGGGGCATCATGACCAGGCCCAGGCTGTCCGCACTCAGCGTTTTGGCGGTTGGCGCGCTGTTTGCGCTCGCGGGCTGCTTCGGTCCGCCGGCCCCGGCACCCACCAGCAGCTCCCCGGCCCCCGCTGCGTCGGCAACCCCGTCCGCGGCGCCGGGCACCACGGCGGGCCCGACGGCGGCGACCAGCGCCCCGGCGACCGTTTCCCCCCCCGGCGACCGTTTCCCCCACGGCCACCGCACCGCCGTCGTCCGCCCCCGCAGGCCCGCCCGCCGGCCCTTCAGAGAGCCCGCAACCCGCGCCGGAGCCCACCTTCACGGGGTTCCCGGAGCAGGTGGCCCCGCTGACGGTCTACTACGTCGCCGTCGGTGACAACGGCGCCTCGGGGCCGAAGATCGGCTGCGGCGACAGCCTGGTGGCCACCACCACCGCCCCGGTCCGCTTCCGGGACCAGGTGGGCCCCAGCATTGGCGCCCTGCTCGCGAACAAGAACCGCGACGTCGGCATGTCCGGGCTGGTGAACGTGCTGTACCAGTCGAGCCTGACCTACCTCGGCGGCGAACTGGACGGCAGCACCATCACCATCTACCTTTCCGGGCAGTTCATGCTGGGCGGCGAGTGCGACATCCCGCGCGCGAAGGCCCAGCTGGAGTACACCGCCATGGCCGCGTCGGCCGCCACCAGCGCCCGGGTGTTCGTCAACGGCCGCCCCATCGACGAGGTCCTCAGCCTCAAGTAGCGCATGGCACCTTCAGCAGGGCTGCTGCAGGCCTGCCGTCATTGCTGCCAGCCCCGTCATGGCCTGGACGGCGTCGTCATTGGAAAGCCCGTTGTCGTGGCAGAGAGACCGCCACGTCCAGAAAGAAACGGAATGCGCGACGACGGCGCGTAGCCGGCCGCTGTCCGGTTCCGGAAACGGCTCCAGAAGCCGGTCGCGGAAGAAGTTGTTGCGCTGGGCGAGGTCTGAGCGGTGGCCTTCCGGAAGGGCGGCCCAATCGCCATAGATGCGCCTGAGCATCGGCTCGCCGTCGCGATAAAACCGGTAAAGGTCGGCCAGGCCGGCGTGCAGGCGCGTGAGCGGGTCCGTGAGCTCGGACCAGGCGGCGGGATCCGGCAGCTGCTGCTGGGAGAGCCAGTGCGAGGAGCAGGCGGAATACAGCGCGGCGTCGTCCGCAAAATGCCGGTAGACCGTCAGGCGCGTCACCCCTGCCTGCTCGGCCACTCCCGCAATGGTGGTCTTGGCGGGGCCGACTGACCCGTGCAGTGCCACCGCTGCGTCCACGATCCGCTGGCGCGTGGTTTCCACCTGCTCGGCACGCTTATTCATCTGGTACCGGCGGGCTTTGGTTGAACGGCCCTGTTCACTCAAACTGTTGACACCCGTCCTGTCGCGGCTGGATAATTCGATGTACACAAGTGTATATCGAATAAGAAAAGGTGGGATGTCATGAGCGCTGAAGAGGCTCCACGGCTCACTGTCGTGCAGCCAGGAGAAGGACGCCACGGCAGCCTTGGAACAATCGGGGTTGTCTTCAAACTGTTCGGCGAACATACCAACGAACAGATCTCCATCGTGGAGCATCCCTTCCCGGTAGGGGCCCTCGTTCCACCGCATAAGCACACGCGCGAGGATGAGTACTCGATCGTCCTCGAAGGCGAAATCGGGTTCCGCTCCGGTGAGCGGGAGGCGGTCCTGGGCGCCGGCGGCTACATCACCAAGCCACGCGGCGAGCTGCACACCATGTGGAACGCCGGCAAAGTTCCCGCGCGGATGATCGAAGTGATCAGTCCTGCGGGGTTCGAGCATTTCTTCTGGGGGCTGGCCGATCAGCTTGAATCCGGCGGTCCACCGGACCCTGAAGCCATCGGCAAACTCGCCGCTGAATACGGTCTCCAGTTTGGCGAGGCGCCATGGCTGCCGGGCATCATCGCCCGGTACGGCCTGAATCCCCCCATGGGCTGACGGGAAAAGTGACCGGCCGCTCCCGGTGCACCCCCGTGAGACCCCTCGTCAGACCCCTGCCAAGCGGCATTCAAGCTCTTCACAGCTGGCCATCAGGTTTCACGGAGGATCCAAACACACCACCACGATCATTGCCTGCGCCCGGCTTTGAGGCATATAACCGTAAAGGCTGCTCCGCTCGTCCCCGGCTGTTCCAAGCACGGAGGATCTGACGTCCGGTTTTCCGCGGCCCTGACCTTTTCGTGAAGGAGAAGCAATGCATCTTTTGCCTCGTGAGCAGGAAAAACTCATGATCGTTGTTGCCGCCGATCTGGCCCGTCGCCGGCAGTCCCGGGGCTTGAAGCTGAACTTCCCCGAGGCGGTTGCCCTGATCAGTTACGAACTGATCGAAGGGGCCCGCGACGGCCGGACCGTGGCGGACCTGATGAGCTACGGCACCACGCTGCTCACCCGCGACGACGTCATGGAAGGGGTGCCCGAGATGATCCACGATGTCCAGATCGAAGCGACCTTCCCGGACGGCACCAAGCTCGTCACCGTTCACGATCCCATCCGATAGGAGCCCGTCCATGATCCCCGGAGAATACGTCCTCAATTCCGAACCGGTGACGCTCAACGCGGGACGGGACGCCATCGACGTCCATGTCACCAACACCGGAGACCGGCCCATCCAGGTCGGTTCGCATTACCACTTCGCCGAAGCCAACGCCGCCCTGGACTTTGACCGCGCGGCCGCCTACGGCCGCCGGCTGGACATCCCGGCAGGCACCGCCGCCCGGTTCGAGCCCGGCGACAGCAGGCCGGTCCGGCTGATCGAACTGGCAGGCAACCGCGAGGTCTTCGGGCTCAGCAACGCCGTCAACGGCCCCCTCTCCCAGAACCAAGGAGTACGCAAATGAGCCTTGAAATTCCCCGCAAGCAGTACGCGGACCTGTACGGCCCCACCACGGGAGATGCCATCCGGCTGGCTGACACTGAACTGTTCCTTGAGATCGAGAAAGACCTCACCGTCTACGGCGAGGAAGTGGTGTTCGGCGGCGGCAAGGTGATCCGTGACGGCATGGGCCAGAACGGCCAGGTCACCCGGGACGAAGAGGTCCCGGACACCGTCATCACCAACGCGATCATCCTGGACTACACGGGCATCTACAAGGCGGACGTCGCCCTCAAAGACGGCCACATCGTCAAAATCGGCAAGGCCGGCAACCCCCAGATTACCGACGGCGTGGACATCGTGATCGGGGCCAGCACCGAGATCATCGCCGGGGAGCGGAAAATCCTCACCGCCGGCGGCATCGACACCCACATCCACTTCATCTCCCCGGACCAGGTCCCCACCGCACTGTGCAGCGGGATCACCACCATGGTGGGCGGCGGCACCGGCCCGGCCGAAGGCACCAAAGCCACCACCATCACCCCGGGCAAATGGCACATCCAGCGCATGCTGCAGGCCATCGAAGGTCTCCCGATCAACGTGGGCCTCTTCGGCAAGGGCCACGCGTCCGCCGTCGAGCCTTTGGCCGAGCAGATCCGGGCCGGGGCCATCGGGCTCAAAGTCCACGAGGACTGGGGCGCCACCACGTCCTCGATCGACACGTCGCTGAAGGTCGCCGACGAGTACGACGTCCAGGTGGCCATCCATACCGACACCCTGAACGAGTGCGGCTTCGTAGAGGACACCATCCGGGCCATCGATGGCCGCGTCATCCACACATTCCACACCGAAGGCGCCGGCGGCGGTCACGCGCCGGACATCATCAAGATCGCCGGCCTGCCCAACGTCCTGCCCGCGTCCACCAACCCCACCCTGCCCTACACGCGGAACACCATCGAAGAGCACCTGGACATGCTGATGGTGTGCCACCACCTCAGCCCGGCCATCCCCGAGGACGTGGCGTTCGCGGATTCCCGCATCCGCGCCGAGACCATCGCCGCCGAGGACGTCCTGCAGGACCTGGGCATTTTCGCGATCACCTCCTCCGACTCGCAGGCCATGGGCCGTGTGGGCGAAGTGGTGACCCGCACCTGGCAGGTGGCGGACAAGATGAAGCGGCAGCGCGGCGTTTTGAAGGATCCCCGGGGGGAAAGCGCAGCCGGCGAGCACGGCGCCGCGAACGGTGCCGGGGCCGAGAGCGATAATTTCCGGCTCAAGCGCTACATCGCGAAGTACACCATCAACCCGGCCATCGCGCAGGGCATGGCGGACGCCATCGGCTCGATCGAGGTGGGCAAGTTCGCGGACCTGGTGCTCTGGGATCCGGCGTTCTTCGGCGTCAAACCCGAAGTGGTCCTCAAGGGCGGGCAGATCGCCTACGCGCTGATGGGCGACTCCAACGGGTCCATCCCCACCCCGCAGCCCCGCACCATGCGGCCCATGTACGCCACCCTGGGCAAGGCCCTGCAAAAGTCCTCCATCACGTTCCTGTCCAAGGCCGCGATCGAGGCAGGCGTGCCGGAAGAGCTCGGACTGGAGCGGGTCATCCGCCCGGTGTCCGGCATCCGCACCCTCACCAAGGCGGACCTGAAGCACAACAACGCCACGCCGGACATCGAAGTGGACCCGGAGACGTACAAGGTGACGGTGGACGGCGAGGATGTCACCTGCGAGCCGTCCGACGAACTGCCCATGGCCCAGCGCTACTTCCTCTTCTAGGAGCGGCTTTGTGATTATCGAAAAAGTCCTGGGCAACCTGCACGATCTGCCGCCGGACGCGGGGGAGTACGCGGGCCTGCACCGGGAGAAGGTGGTCCTGCCCAGCGCCGAGCTGGTCAAACGGATCCAGCGCGTCACCACCGACCACGGCAAGGAGCTCGGCATCCGCCTGCCCGCAGGGTCTGCGGACCTGCGCGACGGCGACATCCTGCACGTGGCGGACACCAACATGATCGTGGTCTCCGTCCTGCCCACCGATGTCCTGGTCATCGCGCCGCGGTCCATCCACGAAATGGGGGTGGTGGCGCACTCGCTGGGCAACCGGCACCTGCAGGCCCAGTTCTTCGACTCGTCCTCGGAATACGGGGCCGAGGTCATGGTCTGCGCCTACGACCACACCGTGGAGGACTATCTCAAGCACGTCGGGGTTCCCTACGACCGGCAGGAACGGGTCATGCCTGTTCCTTTCCGCCATGCCGAACACTCGCACTAGCTACCAGCTCGGGCTCCAGCAGCTGACGGACTCCGCACTTCCCACCGGGGCGTTCGCGCACTCGCTGGGGTTCGAGGGGTACATTGAGCGCGGGCTGATCCACGACGCCGATTCGTTCGGGCGCTGGCTCTCCGCCTTTGTGGGGCAGCAGCTGACCTACTCGGACGGGATGGCCATCCGCCTCCTCTACGAGGGAACACCCGTGGCGGAACTGGATCCCGTGCTCACGGCACAGCTCCTGCCCCGGCAGGTGCGCGAGGCCAGCATCACCATGGGCGGCCGGCTGCTGGAGATCGGCGGCCAGGTCTTCCCGTCGCCCGGGCTGGCGGAGTACAGCGACCTGGTGAGCACCGGCCGCGCCGCAGGCCACCAGCCGCTGGCGTTCGCCGTCGTCGCCCGTTCCCTGGGTGTGCCGCTGGCGGAGGCGCTCGCCGCGTACCTTTTCGCCGCGGTCACGTCGCTGACGCAGAACGCGGTGCGGGCCATTCCGCTCGGCCAGAACGCCGGGCAGCGGCTGCTGGGGAGAGCGGCCGACGACGTCGCTGCCGCAGTTGAGCGGATCGGGCACCTGACGCCGGACGACTTCGGGGCCACGACCCCCGGACTGGAAATTTCGCAGATGCGGCATGAGCGGCAACGTGCGCGCATGTTCATGAGCTAACAGGAGGACACCATGACTGAACCCATCATTATCGGCATCGGCGGCCCGGTGGGGGCCGGCAAAACCCAGCTGGTGGAACGGCTGACCCGCCACATGAGCGGCGAGATCTCCATGGCCGCCATCACCAACGACATCTACACCATCGAGGACGCCAAGATCCTGGCGGCCAACGGAATCCTTCCGGAGGACCGGATCATCGGCGTCGAAACCGGCGGCTGCCCGCACACCGCCATCCGGGAAGACACCTCCATGAACACCGCGGCCATCAAGGAACTCAAGGCCCGCCACCCCGACCTGCAGGTCATCTTCGTCGAATCCGGCGGCGACAACCTCTCCGCCACCTTCAGCCCCGAACTGGTTGACTTTTCCATCTACATCATCGACGTGGCCCAGGGCGAAAAGATCCCGCGCAAGGCCGGCCAGGGCATGATCAAGTCCGACCTCTTCATCATCAACAAAACCGACCTCGCCCCGCACGTCGGCGCCGACCTGTCCGTCATGGAACGGGACTCGAAAGAATTCCGCGGCGACAAACCCTTCTGCTTCACCAACCTCAAAACCGACGAAGGGCTCGACGCCGTGATTCGGTGGATCCGGCGCGACGTCCTGATGCTCGACCTGGCCAAGTGAGCACGACGGCGGCCTCTCAAGTGGTCACCCAACCGGGCACCGGGCTGGGTGCGGCGGCTTCACCGGATATTAGGGGCCGTGCCCGCTTCGCGGTGCCCACCACGCCGCGGCCCCTAATATCCGGCTCCGCAGCCTCCGCAGCCAGGTCGCCAATGGGGGAGCTTGAGCTACAAGTCGCCGTTCGGCAGGGCAGGTCCGTGGCGGTGCAGCAGTACCATCGGGGCGCCCTGCGGATTTTGCGGCCGCACTATCTGGATGAGTCGGGGCAGGTTTGCTATGTCATGGTGAACCCTGGCGGGGCGTATCTTGGGGCTGATCTCTTCGTTATTGACGTTGAGGTGGAGGCGGGGGCTTCTTTGTTGTTGACTACACAGTCTGCGACGAAGGTTTACCGGACGCCCGGCTCCTTTGCCGAGCAGCGGATGACCTTGCGGCTCGGCGACAATGCGCAGCTGGAGCTGGCCCCGGACCAGCTGATCGCCTACCGGGAGGCCAGCTACCGGCAACGTACCCACGTGACCGTCTGCCCGACGTCGAGCCTGATCATGGCCGAGGTGGTGACTCCCGGCTGGTCACCTGACGGGTCCTCGTTCAAGTACGAGGAACTGCGGCTCCGGAACGAAATCCATGTGGCCGGCACCCACGGCACGCAGCTGCTCGCGCTGGACAACCTGCTCATCCGGCCCCCGCTCGCGGATGTTACCGGGATGGGCTTCATGGAAGGGTTCAGCCACCTGGGCTCCCTGATCGCGGTGGACCCGCGGGTGGACCAGGCGCTCGCCGACGACCTCCATGCGCTGGCCGCAGGACACGACGCCCACACCGGCGTGTCGCTGACCGCCCGGCAGGCGGGCACTGCGGCGCTGGTCCTGCGTTCCCTGTCCAACAGCACCGGGGAACTCAACCGGCTCCTCCGGGCCTGCACCGGCTTGCTGCGCGAACGCTGGTACGGGCAGGCACCAATGAACCTCAGGAAGTACTGATGACCACCTTGAGTGATGTGGCCGTCCTGTACCGGCAGCGCGAGCAACTGCCGGCCAGGACCCGCATGCTCGTGGTGGCCGGCGCCGTCGTCCTGCTCCACTGCACCGCCGCGGCGCTGCTGGCGATCGGTACCTTAACAGCCCGGCCCCTCGCGCTGGGGCTGGTCTTCACCGCCTACCTCGCCGGGGTGAA
The window above is part of the Pseudarthrobacter sp. IC2-21 genome. Proteins encoded here:
- a CDS encoding urease accessory protein UreF; this encodes MPNTRTSYQLGLQQLTDSALPTGAFAHSLGFEGYIERGLIHDADSFGRWLSAFVGQQLTYSDGMAIRLLYEGTPVAELDPVLTAQLLPRQVREASITMGGRLLEIGGQVFPSPGLAEYSDLVSTGRAAGHQPLAFAVVARSLGVPLAEALAAYLFAAVTSLTQNAVRAIPLGQNAGQRLLGRAADDVAAAVERIGHLTPDDFGATTPGLEISQMRHERQRARMFMS
- a CDS encoding TetR/AcrR family transcriptional regulator — translated: MRVSASERKEQLIAATIEIMRREGVQSVTMRAIAKEANAPLAAAHYCFSDKDELMDRAAEAWLKNLSRFSSDVPDYLGLRKAVEQVAEGYWRALEEEPSSILAEIELIMWATRNAASPLAGKIYPAYVVELGNIFSVAAQNSGEGCRIGFPALVRLFLMIYDGAAIQYMTDPKGADHSAHFFMMIDALLIKAGV
- a CDS encoding urease subunit beta, with the translated sequence MIPGEYVLNSEPVTLNAGRDAIDVHVTNTGDRPIQVGSHYHFAEANAALDFDRAAAYGRRLDIPAGTAARFEPGDSRPVRLIELAGNREVFGLSNAVNGPLSQNQGVRK
- a CDS encoding TetR/AcrR family transcriptional regulator, with the translated sequence MSEQGRSTKARRYQMNKRAEQVETTRQRIVDAAVALHGSVGPAKTTIAGVAEQAGVTRLTVYRHFADDAALYSACSSHWLSQQQLPDPAAWSELTDPLTRLHAGLADLYRFYRDGEPMLRRIYGDWAALPEGHRSDLAQRNNFFRDRLLEPFPEPDSGRLRAVVAHSVSFWTWRSLCHDNGLSNDDAVQAMTGLAAMTAGLQQPC
- a CDS encoding cupin domain-containing protein gives rise to the protein MSAEEAPRLTVVQPGEGRHGSLGTIGVVFKLFGEHTNEQISIVEHPFPVGALVPPHKHTREDEYSIVLEGEIGFRSGEREAVLGAGGYITKPRGELHTMWNAGKVPARMIEVISPAGFEHFFWGLADQLESGGPPDPEAIGKLAAEYGLQFGEAPWLPGIIARYGLNPPMG
- a CDS encoding urease subunit gamma, which gives rise to MHLLPREQEKLMIVVAADLARRRQSRGLKLNFPEAVALISYELIEGARDGRTVADLMSYGTTLLTRDDVMEGVPEMIHDVQIEATFPDGTKLVTVHDPIR
- the ureC gene encoding urease subunit alpha; protein product: MSLEIPRKQYADLYGPTTGDAIRLADTELFLEIEKDLTVYGEEVVFGGGKVIRDGMGQNGQVTRDEEVPDTVITNAIILDYTGIYKADVALKDGHIVKIGKAGNPQITDGVDIVIGASTEIIAGERKILTAGGIDTHIHFISPDQVPTALCSGITTMVGGGTGPAEGTKATTITPGKWHIQRMLQAIEGLPINVGLFGKGHASAVEPLAEQIRAGAIGLKVHEDWGATTSSIDTSLKVADEYDVQVAIHTDTLNECGFVEDTIRAIDGRVIHTFHTEGAGGGHAPDIIKIAGLPNVLPASTNPTLPYTRNTIEEHLDMLMVCHHLSPAIPEDVAFADSRIRAETIAAEDVLQDLGIFAITSSDSQAMGRVGEVVTRTWQVADKMKRQRGVLKDPRGESAAGEHGAANGAGAESDNFRLKRYIAKYTINPAIAQGMADAIGSIEVGKFADLVLWDPAFFGVKPEVVLKGGQIAYALMGDSNGSIPTPQPRTMRPMYATLGKALQKSSITFLSKAAIEAGVPEELGLERVIRPVSGIRTLTKADLKHNNATPDIEVDPETYKVTVDGEDVTCEPSDELPMAQRYFLF
- a CDS encoding 2,3-butanediol dehydrogenase, translated to MKAARFHARKDIRIEDIPEPELRAGAVKIDVAWCGICGTDLHEYLEGPIFCPAPGHPHPLSGEESPVTLGHEFSGTVTEVGDGVEGLAVGDNVVVEPYFVDGDCDMCQAGSYHLCRQMGFIGLSGGGGGLSEKIVVDKRWVHPIGDIPLDEAALIEPLSVAHHAVARSGAKAGDVALVGGSGPIGLLTAAVLKGMGVTTIISELTAARKEKAVSSGVADHVLDPSQEDVPARVRELTGGTGADVAFECAGVNAVLDTMLDAVRPGAVVVNVSIWGAPATVDMQKLVLKEIDLRGTIAYVRDHPAVIKMVQEGKVDLKPFITGRIALDDLVEQGFDTLINHKDTAVKVLVHP
- the ureE gene encoding urease accessory protein UreE — its product is MIIEKVLGNLHDLPPDAGEYAGLHREKVVLPSAELVKRIQRVTTDHGKELGIRLPAGSADLRDGDILHVADTNMIVVSVLPTDVLVIAPRSIHEMGVVAHSLGNRHLQAQFFDSSSEYGAEVMVCAYDHTVEDYLKHVGVPYDRQERVMPVPFRHAEHSH
- a CDS encoding cupin domain-containing protein, which codes for MPNLVRMSLDSPEETRPFEGDTGQLQLVNVDKGAVGRATFLPGWRWSEHVKPIAKTESCQASHMGYFVSGRMKVVMDDGEEMEYSAGDFGIMAPGHDAWVVGDEPCVVIDWQGFADYAKR
- a CDS encoding urease accessory protein UreD, which produces MGELELQVAVRQGRSVAVQQYHRGALRILRPHYLDESGQVCYVMVNPGGAYLGADLFVIDVEVEAGASLLLTTQSATKVYRTPGSFAEQRMTLRLGDNAQLELAPDQLIAYREASYRQRTHVTVCPTSSLIMAEVVTPGWSPDGSSFKYEELRLRNEIHVAGTHGTQLLALDNLLIRPPLADVTGMGFMEGFSHLGSLIAVDPRVDQALADDLHALAAGHDAHTGVSLTARQAGTAALVLRSLSNSTGELNRLLRACTGLLRERWYGQAPMNLRKY
- a CDS encoding YybH family protein — encoded protein: MTDKESTISSLVARHELAASAIHRGDPGPLIGLLSEDGPTTLFPAVAPGKSGWADVSATFRWVSTRFADGTPVVYELVAADVSGDLAYTVGYERSAVSVDGGPLEEELVRVTHIYRRENGEWRLAHRHGDTGQHVSPGLTSLLSQAMPDKPRPGSGGRT
- a CDS encoding cupin domain-containing protein, whose amino-acid sequence is MNDAATIQSPTMTAGHPIEFWAAKPLEALGGEYGRLRCRFINSHPVGSWDDFILSEWTLNSCAWEDFHPHSETAFVLEGELHIESRGKTVILRPGDSARVNPGGVGRYWAPVYARMITIYGPNPDGLESHSFRYSEV
- the ureG gene encoding urease accessory protein UreG, yielding MTEPIIIGIGGPVGAGKTQLVERLTRHMSGEISMAAITNDIYTIEDAKILAANGILPEDRIIGVETGGCPHTAIREDTSMNTAAIKELKARHPDLQVIFVESGGDNLSATFSPELVDFSIYIIDVAQGEKIPRKAGQGMIKSDLFIINKTDLAPHVGADLSVMERDSKEFRGDKPFCFTNLKTDEGLDAVIRWIRRDVLMLDLAK